A single window of Nicotiana tomentosiformis chromosome 1, ASM39032v3, whole genome shotgun sequence DNA harbors:
- the LOC104102949 gene encoding uncharacterized protein isoform X2 yields the protein MGSLGGEVVQYLKNKKAMWLYPKVMGVHPSERWGHSSCYSNGFVYVFGGCRGGLHFSDVIVLNLEAMAWSILVTTGQGPGPRDSHSAVLVGHRMVVFGGTNGSRKVNDLHVLDIRSQEWTQLECQGIPPSPRESHTATLVGGDKIVIFGGSGEGEGNYLNDLHVLDLKSMKWTSPEVRGEMPIPRDSHSAVAIGNRLYIYGGDCGDRYQGDVDVLDMDTLMWSKLDVLGSSPGARAGHASVNFGSKVYVIGGVGDKKYYNDVWVLDVTNSSWTQLDVMGQKPQGRFSHTAAARNTDIVIYGGCGEDERPLNELLILQFGVEHPNGNSGVSGGRNTSHYDKKRFLRERDNSSEAICRRRKEDIVAMGSQELEFVSKAAFRFSSDTLHPKRRRMSNNSHIFNLESEPEDQSPSLSQRSPPSQSDPEMSSVKPHSGSGTASERFLLARQQHLTPHNCPPNPKNVITRNPRDMHLFREQLNPSNSGHVSALLMDKQEMQCQSLEAGRFHNLIGAEIRGKVDGAFDSGYLMTAIVNGKIFRGVLFAPAPDLLPRGPVLGQNPSPSPGQNIGVNYANTHVNHVSVACRRQTQQLVQMQVPELGRQSLGKVPVRRSTSLMRSSQLDKDAKQRSELEGVVLTLGGPGCGKT from the exons ATGGGATCTTTAGGTGGAGAAGTAGTACAATATCTGAAGAATAAGAAGGCAATGTGGTTATATCCAAAGGTGATGGGTGTTCATCCTTCTGAAAGATGGGGTCATTCTTCTTGTTACTCTAATGGCTTTGTTTATGTTTTCGGG GGATGTCGTGGTGGTTTACATTTTAGCGATGTAATTGTACTAAATCTTGAGGCAATGGCTTGGAGCATTCTTGTGACGACAGGGCAAGGACCAGGGCCAAGAGACAGCCACAGTGCTGTTCTTGTTGGCCACAGGATGGTCGTATTTGGGGGTACGAATGGTTCAAGGAAGGTCAATGATCTCCATGTATTGGATATCAGGAGCCAAGAATGGACTCAACTTGAATGCCAAGGCATTCCGCCTTCACCGCGTGAAAGTCACACGGCTACTCTAGTTGGTGGTGATAAAATAGTGATTTTTGGTGGTAGCGGTGAAGGCGAGGGGAACTATTTGAACGATTTACATGTTTTGGACCTAAAAAGTATGAAGTGGACATCTCCCGAAGTGAGGGGTGAGATGCCTATTCCCAGGGATAGCCACAGTGCTGTTGCAATCGGTAATAGGCTCTATATATATGGTGGAGATTGTGGTGACCGATATCAAGGTGATGTCGATGTGCTTGATATGGATACACTAATGTGGTCAAAG CTGGATGTTCTTGGATCTTCACCTGGTGCTCGAGCAGGTCATGCCTCTGTGAATTTTGGGTCAAAG GTATATGTGATTGGTGGAGTTGGAGACAAGAAGTACTACAATGATGTTTGGGTTCTTGATGTGACAAATTCTTCTTGGACTCAGCTTGATGTTATGGGACAAAAACCACAGGGGCGATTTTCTCATACTGCTGCTGCCAGGAACACGGATATTGTAATCTATGGAGG TTGCGGTGAGGATGAGCGGCCGCTCAATGAGTTGCTTATCTTGCAGTTTGGAGTAGAACATCCTAATGGGAATAGCGGCGTTTCTGGTGGCAGAAATACAAGTCATTATGATAAGAAAAGGTTTCTGAGAGAGAGAGACAATAGCTCG GAAGCTATATGTAGGAGAAGGAAGGAAGATATAGTAGCAATGGGATCTCAAGAACTTGAATTCGTATCAAAAGCAGCTTTTCGCTTTAGTTCTG ACACATTGCATCCAAAGAGGAGAAGAATGAGTAACAATTCACACATATTTAATCTGGAGTCAGAGCCGGAAGATCAGTCTCCTTCTCTATCTCAGCGTTCACCTCCGTCCCAATCTGATCCGGAAATGAGCTCTGTTAAGCCACATTCCGGTTCTGGAACTGCATCAGAACGGTTTCTCTTAGCAAGACAGCAACATTTGACCCCTCACAATTGCCCGCCAAACCCGAAGAATGTCATAACAAGGAATCCTCGTGATATGCACTTATTTCGAGAACAATTAAATCCGTCAAACTCAGGACATGTATCTGCCCTTCTTATGGATAAGCAGGAAATGCAATGCCAATCCTTGGAGGCCGGACGATTCCATAACTTG ATTGGAGCTGAGATCCGGGGAAAAGTTGATGGAGCATTTGATTCTGGTTATCTAATGACTGCCATTGTTAATGGAAAGATTTTTCGAGGTGTTCTGTTTGCTCCG GCACCAGATCTATTACCACGAGGACCCGTCCTAGGTCAGAATCCTTCACCCTCTCCAGGACAGAATATTGGTGTCAACTACGCAAACACACACGTAAACCATGTAAGTGTAGCTTGTCGAAGGCAAACTCAGCAGTTGGTGCAAATGCAAGTTCCAGAACTCGGACGACAGAGCTTAGGGAAGGTTCCAGTTAGAAGATCAACATCACTAATGAGATCATCTCAACTAgacaaagatgcaaagcaaagaaGTGAACTTGAAGGAGTGGTTCTCACACTAGGAGGTCCAGGATGTGGCAAAACTTAG
- the LOC104102949 gene encoding uncharacterized protein isoform X3: protein MLPKTKHLLGCRGGLHFSDVIVLNLEAMAWSILVTTGQGPGPRDSHSAVLVGHRMVVFGGTNGSRKVNDLHVLDIRSQEWTQLECQGIPPSPRESHTATLVGGDKIVIFGGSGEGEGNYLNDLHVLDLKSMKWTSPEVRGEMPIPRDSHSAVAIGNRLYIYGGDCGDRYQGDVDVLDMDTLMWSKLDVLGSSPGARAGHASVNFGSKVYVIGGVGDKKYYNDVWVLDVTNSSWTQLDVMGQKPQGRFSHTAAARNTDIVIYGGCGEDERPLNELLILQFGVEHPNGNSGVSGGRNTSHYDKKRFLRERDNSSQEAICRRRKEDIVAMGSQELEFVSKAAFRFSSDTLHPKRRRMSNNSHIFNLESEPEDQSPSLSQRSPPSQSDPEMSSVKPHSGSGTASERFLLARQQHLTPHNCPPNPKNVITRNPRDMHLFREQLNPSNSGHVSALLMDKQEMQCQSLEAGRFHNLIGAEIRGKVDGAFDSGYLMTAIVNGKIFRGVLFAPAPDLLPRGPVLGQNPSPSPGQNIGVNYANTHVNHVSVACRRQTQQLVQMQVPELGRQSLGKVPVRRSTSLMRSSQLDKDAKQRSELEGVVLTLGGPGCGKT from the exons ATGTTGCCCAAAACAAAACATCTTTTG GGATGTCGTGGTGGTTTACATTTTAGCGATGTAATTGTACTAAATCTTGAGGCAATGGCTTGGAGCATTCTTGTGACGACAGGGCAAGGACCAGGGCCAAGAGACAGCCACAGTGCTGTTCTTGTTGGCCACAGGATGGTCGTATTTGGGGGTACGAATGGTTCAAGGAAGGTCAATGATCTCCATGTATTGGATATCAGGAGCCAAGAATGGACTCAACTTGAATGCCAAGGCATTCCGCCTTCACCGCGTGAAAGTCACACGGCTACTCTAGTTGGTGGTGATAAAATAGTGATTTTTGGTGGTAGCGGTGAAGGCGAGGGGAACTATTTGAACGATTTACATGTTTTGGACCTAAAAAGTATGAAGTGGACATCTCCCGAAGTGAGGGGTGAGATGCCTATTCCCAGGGATAGCCACAGTGCTGTTGCAATCGGTAATAGGCTCTATATATATGGTGGAGATTGTGGTGACCGATATCAAGGTGATGTCGATGTGCTTGATATGGATACACTAATGTGGTCAAAG CTGGATGTTCTTGGATCTTCACCTGGTGCTCGAGCAGGTCATGCCTCTGTGAATTTTGGGTCAAAG GTATATGTGATTGGTGGAGTTGGAGACAAGAAGTACTACAATGATGTTTGGGTTCTTGATGTGACAAATTCTTCTTGGACTCAGCTTGATGTTATGGGACAAAAACCACAGGGGCGATTTTCTCATACTGCTGCTGCCAGGAACACGGATATTGTAATCTATGGAGG TTGCGGTGAGGATGAGCGGCCGCTCAATGAGTTGCTTATCTTGCAGTTTGGAGTAGAACATCCTAATGGGAATAGCGGCGTTTCTGGTGGCAGAAATACAAGTCATTATGATAAGAAAAGGTTTCTGAGAGAGAGAGACAATAGCTCG CAGGAAGCTATATGTAGGAGAAGGAAGGAAGATATAGTAGCAATGGGATCTCAAGAACTTGAATTCGTATCAAAAGCAGCTTTTCGCTTTAGTTCTG ACACATTGCATCCAAAGAGGAGAAGAATGAGTAACAATTCACACATATTTAATCTGGAGTCAGAGCCGGAAGATCAGTCTCCTTCTCTATCTCAGCGTTCACCTCCGTCCCAATCTGATCCGGAAATGAGCTCTGTTAAGCCACATTCCGGTTCTGGAACTGCATCAGAACGGTTTCTCTTAGCAAGACAGCAACATTTGACCCCTCACAATTGCCCGCCAAACCCGAAGAATGTCATAACAAGGAATCCTCGTGATATGCACTTATTTCGAGAACAATTAAATCCGTCAAACTCAGGACATGTATCTGCCCTTCTTATGGATAAGCAGGAAATGCAATGCCAATCCTTGGAGGCCGGACGATTCCATAACTTG ATTGGAGCTGAGATCCGGGGAAAAGTTGATGGAGCATTTGATTCTGGTTATCTAATGACTGCCATTGTTAATGGAAAGATTTTTCGAGGTGTTCTGTTTGCTCCG GCACCAGATCTATTACCACGAGGACCCGTCCTAGGTCAGAATCCTTCACCCTCTCCAGGACAGAATATTGGTGTCAACTACGCAAACACACACGTAAACCATGTAAGTGTAGCTTGTCGAAGGCAAACTCAGCAGTTGGTGCAAATGCAAGTTCCAGAACTCGGACGACAGAGCTTAGGGAAGGTTCCAGTTAGAAGATCAACATCACTAATGAGATCATCTCAACTAgacaaagatgcaaagcaaagaaGTGAACTTGAAGGAGTGGTTCTCACACTAGGAGGTCCAGGATGTGGCAAAACTTAG
- the LOC104102949 gene encoding uncharacterized protein isoform X4: MAWSILVTTGQGPGPRDSHSAVLVGHRMVVFGGTNGSRKVNDLHVLDIRSQEWTQLECQGIPPSPRESHTATLVGGDKIVIFGGSGEGEGNYLNDLHVLDLKSMKWTSPEVRGEMPIPRDSHSAVAIGNRLYIYGGDCGDRYQGDVDVLDMDTLMWSKLDVLGSSPGARAGHASVNFGSKVYVIGGVGDKKYYNDVWVLDVTNSSWTQLDVMGQKPQGRFSHTAAARNTDIVIYGGCGEDERPLNELLILQFGVEHPNGNSGVSGGRNTSHYDKKRFLRERDNSSQEAICRRRKEDIVAMGSQELEFVSKAAFRFSSDTLHPKRRRMSNNSHIFNLESEPEDQSPSLSQRSPPSQSDPEMSSVKPHSGSGTASERFLLARQQHLTPHNCPPNPKNVITRNPRDMHLFREQLNPSNSGHVSALLMDKQEMQCQSLEAGRFHNLIGAEIRGKVDGAFDSGYLMTAIVNGKIFRGVLFAPAPDLLPRGPVLGQNPSPSPGQNIGVNYANTHVNHVSVACRRQTQQLVQMQVPELGRQSLGKVPVRRSTSLMRSSQLDKDAKQRSELEGVVLTLGGPGCGKT; encoded by the exons ATGGCTTGGAGCATTCTTGTGACGACAGGGCAAGGACCAGGGCCAAGAGACAGCCACAGTGCTGTTCTTGTTGGCCACAGGATGGTCGTATTTGGGGGTACGAATGGTTCAAGGAAGGTCAATGATCTCCATGTATTGGATATCAGGAGCCAAGAATGGACTCAACTTGAATGCCAAGGCATTCCGCCTTCACCGCGTGAAAGTCACACGGCTACTCTAGTTGGTGGTGATAAAATAGTGATTTTTGGTGGTAGCGGTGAAGGCGAGGGGAACTATTTGAACGATTTACATGTTTTGGACCTAAAAAGTATGAAGTGGACATCTCCCGAAGTGAGGGGTGAGATGCCTATTCCCAGGGATAGCCACAGTGCTGTTGCAATCGGTAATAGGCTCTATATATATGGTGGAGATTGTGGTGACCGATATCAAGGTGATGTCGATGTGCTTGATATGGATACACTAATGTGGTCAAAG CTGGATGTTCTTGGATCTTCACCTGGTGCTCGAGCAGGTCATGCCTCTGTGAATTTTGGGTCAAAG GTATATGTGATTGGTGGAGTTGGAGACAAGAAGTACTACAATGATGTTTGGGTTCTTGATGTGACAAATTCTTCTTGGACTCAGCTTGATGTTATGGGACAAAAACCACAGGGGCGATTTTCTCATACTGCTGCTGCCAGGAACACGGATATTGTAATCTATGGAGG TTGCGGTGAGGATGAGCGGCCGCTCAATGAGTTGCTTATCTTGCAGTTTGGAGTAGAACATCCTAATGGGAATAGCGGCGTTTCTGGTGGCAGAAATACAAGTCATTATGATAAGAAAAGGTTTCTGAGAGAGAGAGACAATAGCTCG CAGGAAGCTATATGTAGGAGAAGGAAGGAAGATATAGTAGCAATGGGATCTCAAGAACTTGAATTCGTATCAAAAGCAGCTTTTCGCTTTAGTTCTG ACACATTGCATCCAAAGAGGAGAAGAATGAGTAACAATTCACACATATTTAATCTGGAGTCAGAGCCGGAAGATCAGTCTCCTTCTCTATCTCAGCGTTCACCTCCGTCCCAATCTGATCCGGAAATGAGCTCTGTTAAGCCACATTCCGGTTCTGGAACTGCATCAGAACGGTTTCTCTTAGCAAGACAGCAACATTTGACCCCTCACAATTGCCCGCCAAACCCGAAGAATGTCATAACAAGGAATCCTCGTGATATGCACTTATTTCGAGAACAATTAAATCCGTCAAACTCAGGACATGTATCTGCCCTTCTTATGGATAAGCAGGAAATGCAATGCCAATCCTTGGAGGCCGGACGATTCCATAACTTG ATTGGAGCTGAGATCCGGGGAAAAGTTGATGGAGCATTTGATTCTGGTTATCTAATGACTGCCATTGTTAATGGAAAGATTTTTCGAGGTGTTCTGTTTGCTCCG GCACCAGATCTATTACCACGAGGACCCGTCCTAGGTCAGAATCCTTCACCCTCTCCAGGACAGAATATTGGTGTCAACTACGCAAACACACACGTAAACCATGTAAGTGTAGCTTGTCGAAGGCAAACTCAGCAGTTGGTGCAAATGCAAGTTCCAGAACTCGGACGACAGAGCTTAGGGAAGGTTCCAGTTAGAAGATCAACATCACTAATGAGATCATCTCAACTAgacaaagatgcaaagcaaagaaGTGAACTTGAAGGAGTGGTTCTCACACTAGGAGGTCCAGGATGTGGCAAAACTTAG
- the LOC104102949 gene encoding uncharacterized protein isoform X1: MGSLGGEVVQYLKNKKAMWLYPKVMGVHPSERWGHSSCYSNGFVYVFGGCRGGLHFSDVIVLNLEAMAWSILVTTGQGPGPRDSHSAVLVGHRMVVFGGTNGSRKVNDLHVLDIRSQEWTQLECQGIPPSPRESHTATLVGGDKIVIFGGSGEGEGNYLNDLHVLDLKSMKWTSPEVRGEMPIPRDSHSAVAIGNRLYIYGGDCGDRYQGDVDVLDMDTLMWSKLDVLGSSPGARAGHASVNFGSKVYVIGGVGDKKYYNDVWVLDVTNSSWTQLDVMGQKPQGRFSHTAAARNTDIVIYGGCGEDERPLNELLILQFGVEHPNGNSGVSGGRNTSHYDKKRFLRERDNSSQEAICRRRKEDIVAMGSQELEFVSKAAFRFSSDTLHPKRRRMSNNSHIFNLESEPEDQSPSLSQRSPPSQSDPEMSSVKPHSGSGTASERFLLARQQHLTPHNCPPNPKNVITRNPRDMHLFREQLNPSNSGHVSALLMDKQEMQCQSLEAGRFHNLIGAEIRGKVDGAFDSGYLMTAIVNGKIFRGVLFAPAPDLLPRGPVLGQNPSPSPGQNIGVNYANTHVNHVSVACRRQTQQLVQMQVPELGRQSLGKVPVRRSTSLMRSSQLDKDAKQRSELEGVVLTLGGPGCGKT; the protein is encoded by the exons ATGGGATCTTTAGGTGGAGAAGTAGTACAATATCTGAAGAATAAGAAGGCAATGTGGTTATATCCAAAGGTGATGGGTGTTCATCCTTCTGAAAGATGGGGTCATTCTTCTTGTTACTCTAATGGCTTTGTTTATGTTTTCGGG GGATGTCGTGGTGGTTTACATTTTAGCGATGTAATTGTACTAAATCTTGAGGCAATGGCTTGGAGCATTCTTGTGACGACAGGGCAAGGACCAGGGCCAAGAGACAGCCACAGTGCTGTTCTTGTTGGCCACAGGATGGTCGTATTTGGGGGTACGAATGGTTCAAGGAAGGTCAATGATCTCCATGTATTGGATATCAGGAGCCAAGAATGGACTCAACTTGAATGCCAAGGCATTCCGCCTTCACCGCGTGAAAGTCACACGGCTACTCTAGTTGGTGGTGATAAAATAGTGATTTTTGGTGGTAGCGGTGAAGGCGAGGGGAACTATTTGAACGATTTACATGTTTTGGACCTAAAAAGTATGAAGTGGACATCTCCCGAAGTGAGGGGTGAGATGCCTATTCCCAGGGATAGCCACAGTGCTGTTGCAATCGGTAATAGGCTCTATATATATGGTGGAGATTGTGGTGACCGATATCAAGGTGATGTCGATGTGCTTGATATGGATACACTAATGTGGTCAAAG CTGGATGTTCTTGGATCTTCACCTGGTGCTCGAGCAGGTCATGCCTCTGTGAATTTTGGGTCAAAG GTATATGTGATTGGTGGAGTTGGAGACAAGAAGTACTACAATGATGTTTGGGTTCTTGATGTGACAAATTCTTCTTGGACTCAGCTTGATGTTATGGGACAAAAACCACAGGGGCGATTTTCTCATACTGCTGCTGCCAGGAACACGGATATTGTAATCTATGGAGG TTGCGGTGAGGATGAGCGGCCGCTCAATGAGTTGCTTATCTTGCAGTTTGGAGTAGAACATCCTAATGGGAATAGCGGCGTTTCTGGTGGCAGAAATACAAGTCATTATGATAAGAAAAGGTTTCTGAGAGAGAGAGACAATAGCTCG CAGGAAGCTATATGTAGGAGAAGGAAGGAAGATATAGTAGCAATGGGATCTCAAGAACTTGAATTCGTATCAAAAGCAGCTTTTCGCTTTAGTTCTG ACACATTGCATCCAAAGAGGAGAAGAATGAGTAACAATTCACACATATTTAATCTGGAGTCAGAGCCGGAAGATCAGTCTCCTTCTCTATCTCAGCGTTCACCTCCGTCCCAATCTGATCCGGAAATGAGCTCTGTTAAGCCACATTCCGGTTCTGGAACTGCATCAGAACGGTTTCTCTTAGCAAGACAGCAACATTTGACCCCTCACAATTGCCCGCCAAACCCGAAGAATGTCATAACAAGGAATCCTCGTGATATGCACTTATTTCGAGAACAATTAAATCCGTCAAACTCAGGACATGTATCTGCCCTTCTTATGGATAAGCAGGAAATGCAATGCCAATCCTTGGAGGCCGGACGATTCCATAACTTG ATTGGAGCTGAGATCCGGGGAAAAGTTGATGGAGCATTTGATTCTGGTTATCTAATGACTGCCATTGTTAATGGAAAGATTTTTCGAGGTGTTCTGTTTGCTCCG GCACCAGATCTATTACCACGAGGACCCGTCCTAGGTCAGAATCCTTCACCCTCTCCAGGACAGAATATTGGTGTCAACTACGCAAACACACACGTAAACCATGTAAGTGTAGCTTGTCGAAGGCAAACTCAGCAGTTGGTGCAAATGCAAGTTCCAGAACTCGGACGACAGAGCTTAGGGAAGGTTCCAGTTAGAAGATCAACATCACTAATGAGATCATCTCAACTAgacaaagatgcaaagcaaagaaGTGAACTTGAAGGAGTGGTTCTCACACTAGGAGGTCCAGGATGTGGCAAAACTTAG